A genomic stretch from Malus domestica chromosome 15, GDT2T_hap1 includes:
- the LOC103425345 gene encoding uncharacterized protein, giving the protein MAKGSRGRRRIASRRYRATPYPLQNNQDLLEDLCPRKCRDLEKKDWEDATCSVCMEYPHNAVLLLCSSHDKGCRPYMCGTSFRHSNCLGQYKKAYTKMGSSDHGQPLLGSNNNPTAVPDAGWPVQRCEVTELACPLCRGQVKGWTVLEPARDYLNTKRRSCMQENCAFVGNYKELRRHVKEEHPSARPREVDPDLEQKWRSLEHERETNDLMSTIQSTMPGAMVFGDYVIERNNYGLDTDEEDGGFDADAPERNGGFGLGFDGNLVNVFFLLHAFGPSGTDLTRRLRQPERAFHHSADGSAAGIRHTTPIGGLDSSDQDEENESDGDDDGGGMSLVSRLRRHGRVLLGRSGRRGARREGNSDER; this is encoded by the coding sequence ATGGCAAAAGGTAGCCGGGGACGACGCAGAATTGCTTCCCGACGATACAGAGCAACTCCATACCCATTGCAGAACAATCAAGATCTATTGGAGGATCTGTGCCCGAGGAAATGCAGAGACTTGGAAAAAAAAGACTGGGAGGATGCAACATGTTCTGTGTGCATGGAGTATCCTCACAATGCTGTCCTTCTCCTTTGTTCTTCTCATGACAAAGGTTGCCGTCCCTACATGTGTGGAACTAGTTTCCGGCATTCCAACTGTCTTGGCCAGTACAAGAAAGCTTATACTAAAATGGGGTCATCTGATCATGGACAACCATTGCTTGGCTCCAACAACAATCCAACTGCTGTACCAGATGCTGGATGGCCAGTACAGAGGTGTGAAGTTACAGAGCTTGCATGCCCCCTCTGTAGGGGCCAGGTGAAGGGCTGGACTGTTCTTGAACCAGCACGAGATTATCTAAATACAAAAAGGAGAAGCTGCATGCAAGAAAATTGCGCATTTGTCGGAAATTACAAGGAGCTTAGGAGGCATGTGAAGGAAGAACACCCCTCCGCGCGGCCACGAGAAGTGGATCCAGACCTCGAACAGAAATGGAGAAGTCTTGAACATGAGCGTGAGACGAACGATCTGATGAGCACAATCCAGTCTACCATGCCAGGGGCAATGGTTTTTGGAGATTATGTAATAGAAAGAAATAATTATGGTTTGGATACGGACGAAGAGGATGGTGGCTTTGATGCAGATGCTCCAGAAAGAAATGGGGGGTTCGGGCTGGGATTCGATGGCAATCTGGTGAACGTCTTTTTCCTATTACATGCATTTGGGCCATCAGGCACTGACCTGACAAGACGTCTACGGCAGCCAGAGAGGGCCTTCCACCACTCAGCGGACGGCAGTGCTGCTGGCATCAGGCACACAACTCCTATTGGTGGTTTAGATTCCTCTGATCAAGATGAAGAGAATGAAAGTGATGGTGATGACGACGGTGGTGGTATGTCGTTGGTGAGCCGCCTTCGGCGTCATGGGAGGGTGTTGTTGGGACGTTCTGGGAGGAGAGGTGCGCGTAGAGAAGGAAATAGTGATGAAAGATAA